One genomic segment of Equus przewalskii isolate Varuska chromosome 13, EquPr2, whole genome shotgun sequence includes these proteins:
- the CDC25C gene encoding M-phase inducer phosphatase 3 isoform X16 has translation MRVASSLSCHPLQNIAEGGRAQLEAYLETRGGGRVGRRGTPKCCLDLSNLSSGEMSATQLTTSADHDETGHLNSSGPQGIQLSAMNHHQNVIKCSPAQLLCSTPNALDHSKKKKDVICSSSTNKENENNTSRLLEWWAPRNLKFRKRPEGPYMSPLSLLDNGNLVENEMKYLGSPITRVPKLDKNPELEDQTEEFSDELMEFSLDDQEEAKASLNRSRLYRSPSLPENLNRPILKQVVKFKDNPIPDKVKKKYCSSHRELRKGLGLKKTVSLCDVNITHMLEEDSNQGHLIGDFSKVCVLPTVSGRHQDLKYVNPETVAALLSGKFQGLIEKFYIIDCRYPYEYLGGHIQGALNLYSQEELYNFFLKKPVVPLDTQKRIIIVFHCEFSSERGPRMCRSLREEDRALNRYPALYYPELYILKGGYRDFFPEYMELCEPQSYCPMHHQDHKAELLRCRSQNKAWEGERQLQEQIALLVKDLL, from the exons ATGAGGGTGGCTTCCTCACTATCGTGTCACCCCCTCCAAAATATTGCAGAAGGTGGACGGGCCCAGTTGGAGGCATATCTCGAAACCCGCGGGGGAGGCCGTGTCGGACGAAG AGGAACCCCAAAATGTTGCCTTGATCTTTCGAATCTTAGCAGTGGAGAGATGTCTGCCACTCAGCTTACCACTTCTGCAGACCATGATGAAACTG GTCACTTGAATTCTTCAGGACCTCAGGGGATACAATTATCTGCGAT GAATCATCACCAGAACGTTATAAAATGCAGCCCA GCACAGCTGCTTTGTAGCACTCCAAATGCCTTGGACCacagcaagaagaagaaagatgtgaTATGTAGCTCATccacaaataaggaaaat GAAAACAACACTTCGAGGCTTTTAGAGTGGTGGGCACCCAGGAACCTGAAGTTTCGAAAGAGACCAGAGGGGCCTTATATGTCTCCGCTTTCTCTACTG GACAATGGAAACTTggtggaaaatgaaatgaaatatctGGGCAGCCCCATTACTAGAGTTCCAAAACTGGATAAAAATCCAGAACTAGAAGACCAGACAGAGGAGTTTTCAGATGAATTGATGGAGTTTTCCCTGGATGATCAAGAAGAGGCCAAG GCATCTCTGAACAGAAGCAGGCTGTATCGCTCTCCTTCATTGCCAGAGAATTTGAACAGGCCAATACTGAAGCAGGTGGTAAAATTCAAGGACAACCCAATACCAGATAAAGTAAAGAAGAAGTATTGTTCTAGCCACAGAGAGCTCAGGAAG GGCTTAGGTCTAAAGAAGACAGTCTCTCTCTGTGACGTTAATATCACTCACATGTTGGAGGAAGATTCTAACCAGGGGCATCTGATTGGTGATTTCTCCAAG GTATGTGTGCTGCCAACCGTGTCAGGGAGACACCAAGATCTGAAGTACGTCAACCCAGAAACA GTGGCTGCCTTGCTGTCGGGGAAGTTCCAGGGTCTGATTGAGAAGTTTTATATCATTGATTGCCGCTATCCATATGAGTACCTGGGAGGACACATCCAG GGAGCCTTAAACTTGTACAGTCAGGAAGAACTGTATAACTTCTTTCTGAAGAAGCCCGTTGTCCCTTTGGACACCCAGAAAAGAATAATCATCGTGTTCCACTGTGAATTCTCCTCAGAGAGGGGTCCCCGAAT GTGCCGCTCTCTGAGAGAAGAGGACAGGGCTCTGAACCGGTATCCTGCATTGTACTACCCAGAGCTATATATCCTCAAAGGGGGCTACAGAGATTTCTTTCCAGAATATATG GAGCTATGTGAACCACAGAGCTACTGCCCTATGCATCACCAGGACCATAAGGCTGAGCTGCTGAGGTGTCGGAGCCAGAACAAAGCATGGGAAGGGGAGCGGCAGCTGCAGGAGCAGATTGCCTTGCTGGTGAAAGAC CTTTTGTGA
- the CDC25C gene encoding M-phase inducer phosphatase 3 isoform X5 — protein MRVASSLSCHPLQNIAEGGRAQLEAYLETRGGGRVGRSESSETMSAELFSFTREPGSPGSGPSFRSNQRKILNLLLERDTSFTVCPDLPRTPVDKLFGDSGHLSILSGGTPKCCLDLSNLSSGEMSATQLTTSADHDETGREKGGHLNSSGPQGIQLSAMNHHQNVIKCSPAQLLCSTPNALDHSKKKKDVICSSSTNKENENNTSRLLEWWAPRNLKFRKRPEGPYMSPLSLLDNGNLVENEMKYLGSPITRVPKLDKNPELEDQTEEFSDELMEFSLDDQEEAKASLNRSRLYRSPSLPENLNRPILKQVVKFKDNPIPDKVKKKYCSSHRELRKGLGLKKTVSLCDVNITHMLEEDSNQGHLIGDFSKVAALLSGKFQGLIEKFYIIDCRYPYEYLGGHIQGALNLYSQEELYNFFLKKPVVPLDTQKRIIIVFHCEFSSERGPRMCRSLREEDRALNRYPALYYPELYILKGGYRDFFPEYMELCEPQSYCPMHHQDHKAELLRCRSQNKAWEGERQLQEQIALLVKDVSP, from the exons ATGAGGGTGGCTTCCTCACTATCGTGTCACCCCCTCCAAAATATTGCAGAAGGTGGACGGGCCCAGTTGGAGGCATATCTCGAAACCCGCGGGGGAGGCCGTGTCGGACGAAG tgAGAGCTCGGAGACCATGTCTGCAGAACTCTTCTCATTCACGAGAGAGCCAGGAAGCCCTGGCTCAGGACCTAGTTTTAGATCCAATCAGAGGAAGATATTAAACCTGCTCCTGGAGAGAGACACTTCCTTTACCGTCTGTCCAGATCTCCCTAGAACGCCAGTGGACAAACTCTTTGGTGATTCTGGACACCTAAGCATTTTGTCTGg AGGAACCCCAAAATGTTGCCTTGATCTTTCGAATCTTAGCAGTGGAGAGATGTCTGCCACTCAGCTTACCACTTCTGCAGACCATGATGAAACTGGTAGGGAGAAGGGAG GTCACTTGAATTCTTCAGGACCTCAGGGGATACAATTATCTGCGAT GAATCATCACCAGAACGTTATAAAATGCAGCCCA GCACAGCTGCTTTGTAGCACTCCAAATGCCTTGGACCacagcaagaagaagaaagatgtgaTATGTAGCTCATccacaaataaggaaaat GAAAACAACACTTCGAGGCTTTTAGAGTGGTGGGCACCCAGGAACCTGAAGTTTCGAAAGAGACCAGAGGGGCCTTATATGTCTCCGCTTTCTCTACTG GACAATGGAAACTTggtggaaaatgaaatgaaatatctGGGCAGCCCCATTACTAGAGTTCCAAAACTGGATAAAAATCCAGAACTAGAAGACCAGACAGAGGAGTTTTCAGATGAATTGATGGAGTTTTCCCTGGATGATCAAGAAGAGGCCAAG GCATCTCTGAACAGAAGCAGGCTGTATCGCTCTCCTTCATTGCCAGAGAATTTGAACAGGCCAATACTGAAGCAGGTGGTAAAATTCAAGGACAACCCAATACCAGATAAAGTAAAGAAGAAGTATTGTTCTAGCCACAGAGAGCTCAGGAAG GGCTTAGGTCTAAAGAAGACAGTCTCTCTCTGTGACGTTAATATCACTCACATGTTGGAGGAAGATTCTAACCAGGGGCATCTGATTGGTGATTTCTCCAAG GTGGCTGCCTTGCTGTCGGGGAAGTTCCAGGGTCTGATTGAGAAGTTTTATATCATTGATTGCCGCTATCCATATGAGTACCTGGGAGGACACATCCAG GGAGCCTTAAACTTGTACAGTCAGGAAGAACTGTATAACTTCTTTCTGAAGAAGCCCGTTGTCCCTTTGGACACCCAGAAAAGAATAATCATCGTGTTCCACTGTGAATTCTCCTCAGAGAGGGGTCCCCGAAT GTGCCGCTCTCTGAGAGAAGAGGACAGGGCTCTGAACCGGTATCCTGCATTGTACTACCCAGAGCTATATATCCTCAAAGGGGGCTACAGAGATTTCTTTCCAGAATATATG GAGCTATGTGAACCACAGAGCTACTGCCCTATGCATCACCAGGACCATAAGGCTGAGCTGCTGAGGTGTCGGAGCCAGAACAAAGCATGGGAAGGGGAGCGGCAGCTGCAGGAGCAGATTGCCTTGCTGGTGAAAGACGTGAGCCCATGA
- the CDC25C gene encoding M-phase inducer phosphatase 3 isoform X1: protein MRVASSLSCHPLQNIAEGGRAQLEAYLETRGGGRVGRSESSETMSAELFSFTREPGSPGSGPSFRSNQRKILNLLLERDTSFTVCPDLPRTPVDKLFGDSGHLSILSGGTPKCCLDLSNLSSGEMSATQLTTSADHDETGREKGGHLNSSGPQGIQLSAMNHHQNVIKCSPAQLLCSTPNALDHSKKKKDVICSSSTNKENENNTSRLLEWWAPRNLKFRKRPEGPYMSPLSLLDNGNLVENEMKYLGSPITRVPKLDKNPELEDQTEEFSDELMEFSLDDQEEAKASLNRSRLYRSPSLPENLNRPILKQVVKFKDNPIPDKVKKKYCSSHRELRKGLGLKKTVSLCDVNITHMLEEDSNQGHLIGDFSKVCVLPTVSGRHQDLKYVNPETVAALLSGKFQGLIEKFYIIDCRYPYEYLGGHIQGALNLYSQEELYNFFLKKPVVPLDTQKRIIIVFHCEFSSERGPRMCRSLREEDRALNRYPALYYPELYILKGGYRDFFPEYMELCEPQSYCPMHHQDHKAELLRCRSQNKAWEGERQLQEQIALLVKDVSP from the exons ATGAGGGTGGCTTCCTCACTATCGTGTCACCCCCTCCAAAATATTGCAGAAGGTGGACGGGCCCAGTTGGAGGCATATCTCGAAACCCGCGGGGGAGGCCGTGTCGGACGAAG tgAGAGCTCGGAGACCATGTCTGCAGAACTCTTCTCATTCACGAGAGAGCCAGGAAGCCCTGGCTCAGGACCTAGTTTTAGATCCAATCAGAGGAAGATATTAAACCTGCTCCTGGAGAGAGACACTTCCTTTACCGTCTGTCCAGATCTCCCTAGAACGCCAGTGGACAAACTCTTTGGTGATTCTGGACACCTAAGCATTTTGTCTGg AGGAACCCCAAAATGTTGCCTTGATCTTTCGAATCTTAGCAGTGGAGAGATGTCTGCCACTCAGCTTACCACTTCTGCAGACCATGATGAAACTGGTAGGGAGAAGGGAG GTCACTTGAATTCTTCAGGACCTCAGGGGATACAATTATCTGCGAT GAATCATCACCAGAACGTTATAAAATGCAGCCCA GCACAGCTGCTTTGTAGCACTCCAAATGCCTTGGACCacagcaagaagaagaaagatgtgaTATGTAGCTCATccacaaataaggaaaat GAAAACAACACTTCGAGGCTTTTAGAGTGGTGGGCACCCAGGAACCTGAAGTTTCGAAAGAGACCAGAGGGGCCTTATATGTCTCCGCTTTCTCTACTG GACAATGGAAACTTggtggaaaatgaaatgaaatatctGGGCAGCCCCATTACTAGAGTTCCAAAACTGGATAAAAATCCAGAACTAGAAGACCAGACAGAGGAGTTTTCAGATGAATTGATGGAGTTTTCCCTGGATGATCAAGAAGAGGCCAAG GCATCTCTGAACAGAAGCAGGCTGTATCGCTCTCCTTCATTGCCAGAGAATTTGAACAGGCCAATACTGAAGCAGGTGGTAAAATTCAAGGACAACCCAATACCAGATAAAGTAAAGAAGAAGTATTGTTCTAGCCACAGAGAGCTCAGGAAG GGCTTAGGTCTAAAGAAGACAGTCTCTCTCTGTGACGTTAATATCACTCACATGTTGGAGGAAGATTCTAACCAGGGGCATCTGATTGGTGATTTCTCCAAG GTATGTGTGCTGCCAACCGTGTCAGGGAGACACCAAGATCTGAAGTACGTCAACCCAGAAACA GTGGCTGCCTTGCTGTCGGGGAAGTTCCAGGGTCTGATTGAGAAGTTTTATATCATTGATTGCCGCTATCCATATGAGTACCTGGGAGGACACATCCAG GGAGCCTTAAACTTGTACAGTCAGGAAGAACTGTATAACTTCTTTCTGAAGAAGCCCGTTGTCCCTTTGGACACCCAGAAAAGAATAATCATCGTGTTCCACTGTGAATTCTCCTCAGAGAGGGGTCCCCGAAT GTGCCGCTCTCTGAGAGAAGAGGACAGGGCTCTGAACCGGTATCCTGCATTGTACTACCCAGAGCTATATATCCTCAAAGGGGGCTACAGAGATTTCTTTCCAGAATATATG GAGCTATGTGAACCACAGAGCTACTGCCCTATGCATCACCAGGACCATAAGGCTGAGCTGCTGAGGTGTCGGAGCCAGAACAAAGCATGGGAAGGGGAGCGGCAGCTGCAGGAGCAGATTGCCTTGCTGGTGAAAGACGTGAGCCCATGA
- the CDC25C gene encoding M-phase inducer phosphatase 3 isoform X3, giving the protein MRVASSLSCHPLQNIAEGGRAQLEAYLETRGGGRVGRSESSETMSAELFSFTREPGSPGSGPSFRSNQRKILNLLLERDTSFTVCPDLPRTPVDKLFGDSGHLSILSGGTPKCCLDLSNLSSGEMSATQLTTSADHDETGHLNSSGPQGIQLSAMNHHQNVIKCSPAQLLCSTPNALDHSKKKKDVICSSSTNKENENNTSRLLEWWAPRNLKFRKRPEGPYMSPLSLLDNGNLVENEMKYLGSPITRVPKLDKNPELEDQTEEFSDELMEFSLDDQEEAKASLNRSRLYRSPSLPENLNRPILKQVVKFKDNPIPDKVKKKYCSSHRELRKGLGLKKTVSLCDVNITHMLEEDSNQGHLIGDFSKVCVLPTVSGRHQDLKYVNPETVAALLSGKFQGLIEKFYIIDCRYPYEYLGGHIQGALNLYSQEELYNFFLKKPVVPLDTQKRIIIVFHCEFSSERGPRMCRSLREEDRALNRYPALYYPELYILKGGYRDFFPEYMELCEPQSYCPMHHQDHKAELLRCRSQNKAWEGERQLQEQIALLVKDVSP; this is encoded by the exons ATGAGGGTGGCTTCCTCACTATCGTGTCACCCCCTCCAAAATATTGCAGAAGGTGGACGGGCCCAGTTGGAGGCATATCTCGAAACCCGCGGGGGAGGCCGTGTCGGACGAAG tgAGAGCTCGGAGACCATGTCTGCAGAACTCTTCTCATTCACGAGAGAGCCAGGAAGCCCTGGCTCAGGACCTAGTTTTAGATCCAATCAGAGGAAGATATTAAACCTGCTCCTGGAGAGAGACACTTCCTTTACCGTCTGTCCAGATCTCCCTAGAACGCCAGTGGACAAACTCTTTGGTGATTCTGGACACCTAAGCATTTTGTCTGg AGGAACCCCAAAATGTTGCCTTGATCTTTCGAATCTTAGCAGTGGAGAGATGTCTGCCACTCAGCTTACCACTTCTGCAGACCATGATGAAACTG GTCACTTGAATTCTTCAGGACCTCAGGGGATACAATTATCTGCGAT GAATCATCACCAGAACGTTATAAAATGCAGCCCA GCACAGCTGCTTTGTAGCACTCCAAATGCCTTGGACCacagcaagaagaagaaagatgtgaTATGTAGCTCATccacaaataaggaaaat GAAAACAACACTTCGAGGCTTTTAGAGTGGTGGGCACCCAGGAACCTGAAGTTTCGAAAGAGACCAGAGGGGCCTTATATGTCTCCGCTTTCTCTACTG GACAATGGAAACTTggtggaaaatgaaatgaaatatctGGGCAGCCCCATTACTAGAGTTCCAAAACTGGATAAAAATCCAGAACTAGAAGACCAGACAGAGGAGTTTTCAGATGAATTGATGGAGTTTTCCCTGGATGATCAAGAAGAGGCCAAG GCATCTCTGAACAGAAGCAGGCTGTATCGCTCTCCTTCATTGCCAGAGAATTTGAACAGGCCAATACTGAAGCAGGTGGTAAAATTCAAGGACAACCCAATACCAGATAAAGTAAAGAAGAAGTATTGTTCTAGCCACAGAGAGCTCAGGAAG GGCTTAGGTCTAAAGAAGACAGTCTCTCTCTGTGACGTTAATATCACTCACATGTTGGAGGAAGATTCTAACCAGGGGCATCTGATTGGTGATTTCTCCAAG GTATGTGTGCTGCCAACCGTGTCAGGGAGACACCAAGATCTGAAGTACGTCAACCCAGAAACA GTGGCTGCCTTGCTGTCGGGGAAGTTCCAGGGTCTGATTGAGAAGTTTTATATCATTGATTGCCGCTATCCATATGAGTACCTGGGAGGACACATCCAG GGAGCCTTAAACTTGTACAGTCAGGAAGAACTGTATAACTTCTTTCTGAAGAAGCCCGTTGTCCCTTTGGACACCCAGAAAAGAATAATCATCGTGTTCCACTGTGAATTCTCCTCAGAGAGGGGTCCCCGAAT GTGCCGCTCTCTGAGAGAAGAGGACAGGGCTCTGAACCGGTATCCTGCATTGTACTACCCAGAGCTATATATCCTCAAAGGGGGCTACAGAGATTTCTTTCCAGAATATATG GAGCTATGTGAACCACAGAGCTACTGCCCTATGCATCACCAGGACCATAAGGCTGAGCTGCTGAGGTGTCGGAGCCAGAACAAAGCATGGGAAGGGGAGCGGCAGCTGCAGGAGCAGATTGCCTTGCTGGTGAAAGACGTGAGCCCATGA
- the CDC25C gene encoding M-phase inducer phosphatase 3 isoform X7, producing MRVASSLSCHPLQNIAEGGRAQLEAYLETRGGGRVGRSESSETMSAELFSFTREPGSPGSGPSFRSNQRKILNLLLERDTSFTVCPDLPRTPVDKLFGDSGHLSILSGGTPKCCLDLSNLSSGEMSATQLTTSADHDETGHLNSSGPQGIQLSAMNHHQNVIKCSPAQLLCSTPNALDHSKKKKDVICSSSTNKENENNTSRLLEWWAPRNLKFRKRPEGPYMSPLSLLDNGNLVENEMKYLGSPITRVPKLDKNPELEDQTEEFSDELMEFSLDDQEEAKASLNRSRLYRSPSLPENLNRPILKQVVKFKDNPIPDKVKKKYCSSHRELRKGLGLKKTVSLCDVNITHMLEEDSNQGHLIGDFSKVAALLSGKFQGLIEKFYIIDCRYPYEYLGGHIQGALNLYSQEELYNFFLKKPVVPLDTQKRIIIVFHCEFSSERGPRMCRSLREEDRALNRYPALYYPELYILKGGYRDFFPEYMELCEPQSYCPMHHQDHKAELLRCRSQNKAWEGERQLQEQIALLVKDLL from the exons ATGAGGGTGGCTTCCTCACTATCGTGTCACCCCCTCCAAAATATTGCAGAAGGTGGACGGGCCCAGTTGGAGGCATATCTCGAAACCCGCGGGGGAGGCCGTGTCGGACGAAG tgAGAGCTCGGAGACCATGTCTGCAGAACTCTTCTCATTCACGAGAGAGCCAGGAAGCCCTGGCTCAGGACCTAGTTTTAGATCCAATCAGAGGAAGATATTAAACCTGCTCCTGGAGAGAGACACTTCCTTTACCGTCTGTCCAGATCTCCCTAGAACGCCAGTGGACAAACTCTTTGGTGATTCTGGACACCTAAGCATTTTGTCTGg AGGAACCCCAAAATGTTGCCTTGATCTTTCGAATCTTAGCAGTGGAGAGATGTCTGCCACTCAGCTTACCACTTCTGCAGACCATGATGAAACTG GTCACTTGAATTCTTCAGGACCTCAGGGGATACAATTATCTGCGAT GAATCATCACCAGAACGTTATAAAATGCAGCCCA GCACAGCTGCTTTGTAGCACTCCAAATGCCTTGGACCacagcaagaagaagaaagatgtgaTATGTAGCTCATccacaaataaggaaaat GAAAACAACACTTCGAGGCTTTTAGAGTGGTGGGCACCCAGGAACCTGAAGTTTCGAAAGAGACCAGAGGGGCCTTATATGTCTCCGCTTTCTCTACTG GACAATGGAAACTTggtggaaaatgaaatgaaatatctGGGCAGCCCCATTACTAGAGTTCCAAAACTGGATAAAAATCCAGAACTAGAAGACCAGACAGAGGAGTTTTCAGATGAATTGATGGAGTTTTCCCTGGATGATCAAGAAGAGGCCAAG GCATCTCTGAACAGAAGCAGGCTGTATCGCTCTCCTTCATTGCCAGAGAATTTGAACAGGCCAATACTGAAGCAGGTGGTAAAATTCAAGGACAACCCAATACCAGATAAAGTAAAGAAGAAGTATTGTTCTAGCCACAGAGAGCTCAGGAAG GGCTTAGGTCTAAAGAAGACAGTCTCTCTCTGTGACGTTAATATCACTCACATGTTGGAGGAAGATTCTAACCAGGGGCATCTGATTGGTGATTTCTCCAAG GTGGCTGCCTTGCTGTCGGGGAAGTTCCAGGGTCTGATTGAGAAGTTTTATATCATTGATTGCCGCTATCCATATGAGTACCTGGGAGGACACATCCAG GGAGCCTTAAACTTGTACAGTCAGGAAGAACTGTATAACTTCTTTCTGAAGAAGCCCGTTGTCCCTTTGGACACCCAGAAAAGAATAATCATCGTGTTCCACTGTGAATTCTCCTCAGAGAGGGGTCCCCGAAT GTGCCGCTCTCTGAGAGAAGAGGACAGGGCTCTGAACCGGTATCCTGCATTGTACTACCCAGAGCTATATATCCTCAAAGGGGGCTACAGAGATTTCTTTCCAGAATATATG GAGCTATGTGAACCACAGAGCTACTGCCCTATGCATCACCAGGACCATAAGGCTGAGCTGCTGAGGTGTCGGAGCCAGAACAAAGCATGGGAAGGGGAGCGGCAGCTGCAGGAGCAGATTGCCTTGCTGGTGAAAGAC CTTTTGTGA
- the CDC25C gene encoding M-phase inducer phosphatase 3 isoform X8, with the protein MSESSETMSAELFSFTREPGSPGSGPSFRSNQRKILNLLLERDTSFTVCPDLPRTPVDKLFGDSGHLSILSGGTPKCCLDLSNLSSGEMSATQLTTSADHDETGREKGGHLNSSGPQGIQLSAMNHHQNVIKCSPAQLLCSTPNALDHSKKKKDVICSSSTNKENENNTSRLLEWWAPRNLKFRKRPEGPYMSPLSLLDNGNLVENEMKYLGSPITRVPKLDKNPELEDQTEEFSDELMEFSLDDQEEAKASLNRSRLYRSPSLPENLNRPILKQVVKFKDNPIPDKVKKKYCSSHRELRKGLGLKKTVSLCDVNITHMLEEDSNQGHLIGDFSKVCVLPTVSGRHQDLKYVNPETVAALLSGKFQGLIEKFYIIDCRYPYEYLGGHIQGALNLYSQEELYNFFLKKPVVPLDTQKRIIIVFHCEFSSERGPRMCRSLREEDRALNRYPALYYPELYILKGGYRDFFPEYMELCEPQSYCPMHHQDHKAELLRCRSQNKAWEGERQLQEQIALLVKDVSP; encoded by the exons ATGAG tgAGAGCTCGGAGACCATGTCTGCAGAACTCTTCTCATTCACGAGAGAGCCAGGAAGCCCTGGCTCAGGACCTAGTTTTAGATCCAATCAGAGGAAGATATTAAACCTGCTCCTGGAGAGAGACACTTCCTTTACCGTCTGTCCAGATCTCCCTAGAACGCCAGTGGACAAACTCTTTGGTGATTCTGGACACCTAAGCATTTTGTCTGg AGGAACCCCAAAATGTTGCCTTGATCTTTCGAATCTTAGCAGTGGAGAGATGTCTGCCACTCAGCTTACCACTTCTGCAGACCATGATGAAACTGGTAGGGAGAAGGGAG GTCACTTGAATTCTTCAGGACCTCAGGGGATACAATTATCTGCGAT GAATCATCACCAGAACGTTATAAAATGCAGCCCA GCACAGCTGCTTTGTAGCACTCCAAATGCCTTGGACCacagcaagaagaagaaagatgtgaTATGTAGCTCATccacaaataaggaaaat GAAAACAACACTTCGAGGCTTTTAGAGTGGTGGGCACCCAGGAACCTGAAGTTTCGAAAGAGACCAGAGGGGCCTTATATGTCTCCGCTTTCTCTACTG GACAATGGAAACTTggtggaaaatgaaatgaaatatctGGGCAGCCCCATTACTAGAGTTCCAAAACTGGATAAAAATCCAGAACTAGAAGACCAGACAGAGGAGTTTTCAGATGAATTGATGGAGTTTTCCCTGGATGATCAAGAAGAGGCCAAG GCATCTCTGAACAGAAGCAGGCTGTATCGCTCTCCTTCATTGCCAGAGAATTTGAACAGGCCAATACTGAAGCAGGTGGTAAAATTCAAGGACAACCCAATACCAGATAAAGTAAAGAAGAAGTATTGTTCTAGCCACAGAGAGCTCAGGAAG GGCTTAGGTCTAAAGAAGACAGTCTCTCTCTGTGACGTTAATATCACTCACATGTTGGAGGAAGATTCTAACCAGGGGCATCTGATTGGTGATTTCTCCAAG GTATGTGTGCTGCCAACCGTGTCAGGGAGACACCAAGATCTGAAGTACGTCAACCCAGAAACA GTGGCTGCCTTGCTGTCGGGGAAGTTCCAGGGTCTGATTGAGAAGTTTTATATCATTGATTGCCGCTATCCATATGAGTACCTGGGAGGACACATCCAG GGAGCCTTAAACTTGTACAGTCAGGAAGAACTGTATAACTTCTTTCTGAAGAAGCCCGTTGTCCCTTTGGACACCCAGAAAAGAATAATCATCGTGTTCCACTGTGAATTCTCCTCAGAGAGGGGTCCCCGAAT GTGCCGCTCTCTGAGAGAAGAGGACAGGGCTCTGAACCGGTATCCTGCATTGTACTACCCAGAGCTATATATCCTCAAAGGGGGCTACAGAGATTTCTTTCCAGAATATATG GAGCTATGTGAACCACAGAGCTACTGCCCTATGCATCACCAGGACCATAAGGCTGAGCTGCTGAGGTGTCGGAGCCAGAACAAAGCATGGGAAGGGGAGCGGCAGCTGCAGGAGCAGATTGCCTTGCTGGTGAAAGACGTGAGCCCATGA